From a single Maylandia zebra isolate NMK-2024a linkage group LG3, Mzebra_GT3a, whole genome shotgun sequence genomic region:
- the zgc:101765 gene encoding putative oxidoreductase YtbE, with translation MSSTTTSSVTLNTGVQMPLLGLGTYKLHGSEEVYRAVDAALAAGYRAFDSAAVYRNEADMGRSLRELLHKHGLTRQDVFITSKLGPKDQGERAMEGALHSLSQLDLGYIDLYLIHWPGTQGLAVADQSNPGNRAQSWATLEELHGQGKLKAIGVSNYTVAHMRELMQSCKVPPAVLQVEFHPRLCQAELKSVCEEYGVCFQAYSSLGQGDLVTDPVVLEVAKQCQRTPAQVLLRWAVQQGVAVLPKSSNADRIQENARLFDFTLSDADMDRLSALDCGQKYCWDPSGVA, from the exons ATGTcgtccaccaccacctcctctgtTACCCTGAATACTGGGGTTCAAATGCCCCTCCTGGGGTTGGGGACTTACAAGTTGCACGGCTCTGAAGAAGTGTATCGCGCCGTGGATGCCGCCCTGGCTGCGGGTTACCGGGCCTTTGATAGTGCAGCTGTCTACCGGAATGAAGCCGACATGGGCCGATCCCTGAGGGAGCTCCTGCACAAGCATGGCTTGACCAGACAGGATGTGTTCATAACCAG TAAGCTGGGCCCTAAGGATCAGGGTGAGCGGGCTATGGAAGGTGCCCTTCACAGCCTGTCTCAGCTGGACTTGGGTTACATTGACCTCTATTTGATTCACTGGCCTGGCACGCAGGGTCTAGCAGTGGCTGATCAGAGCAACCCAG GAAACCGAGCTCAGAGTTGGGCCACGCTGGAGGAGCTGCATGGCCAGGGGAAGCTGAAGGCCATTGGAGTGTCCAACTATACAGTGGCTCACATGAGAGAACTAATGCAGAGCTGCAAAGTCCCCCCTGCAGTTCTACAG GTAGAGTTTCACCCACGTCTGTGCCAAGCAGAGCTGAAGAGTGTTTGTGAGGAGTATGGAGTCTGTTTCCAAGCATATTCCTCCTTAGGCCAAGGAGATCTGGTTACTGACCCTGTGGTCCTGGAGGTGGCAAAGCAGTGCCAACGCACCCCCGCACAA GTGCTGCTGCGGTGGGCGGTGCAGCAGGGTGTCGCTGTGCTCCCAAAGTCATCAAACGCAGACCGAATACAGGAGAACGCCAGACTTTTTGACTTTACACTGAGCGACGCAGACATGGACAGACTGTCCGCTTTGGACTGTGGACAGAAGTACTGCTGGGATCCGTCAGGGGTCGCCTGA
- the badb gene encoding BCL2 associated agonist of cell death b has product MAANFKISDSDSEASEEVGEGENQQSAGQAQESKPQTLSLPVTKTTAAGRLRVNSESHTSSIARDEELMARGEDEVCTPTEGDPFRRRSKSAPPALWAAKKYGRQLRRMSDEFDSLLDKGEMKVKKLHHSKTWWSYLFSHQETEGENNHLENHNQRTE; this is encoded by the exons ATGGCTGCAAACTTCAAAATTTCAGACAGTGATTCAGAGGCATCAGAGGAGGTAGGGGAAGGAGAAAACCAACAGTCAGCAGGACAAGCTCAAGAAAGCAAGCCCCAGACGCTTTCCCTTCCTGTAACCAAAACGACAG CTGCTGGAAGGCTCAGGGTGAACTCAGAGTCCCACACTTCCTCAATTGCCAGGGATGAGGAGCTCATGGCTAGAGGGGAGGATGAGGTCTGTACTCCCACAGAGGGAGACCCATTCAGGCGAAGGTCAAAGTCAGCTCCCCCTGCTCTGTGGGCTGCCAAGAAGTACGGCAGGCAGCTTCGACGAATGAGTGACGAGTTTGACAGCTTACTAGATAAAGGG GAGATGAAGGTCAAGAAGCTGCACCACTCTAAAACCTGGTGGAGCTATCTCTTTAGTCACCAAGAGACTGAAGGAGAGAACAACCATCTTGAAAACCACAACCAACGCACTGAGTAA